One genomic window of Roseateles sp. DAIF2 includes the following:
- a CDS encoding DUF692 family multinuclear iron-containing protein — protein MPARPQRPRVGLLYNPSTPALLAHAPALVEHLSAMPDRLWFDFGQEAAGPRRFHRLHPAIAELAADARGRSLAGHGLGLSLPSAMPLDEAMLGAVGEVSSALGGFDWYSEHLSVFVTPQARVPNAQAGLGLPVAYDEEMLELLAPKLRRLSGALGCRVLLENPALFTPVPEMDFSEPEFLNRLHRDGACGTLLDLHNLLVCARNGAADPRAYLEALDPDAVEEVHLAGGDEFGGFYMDSHAALTPPEVWDWAHAFLPRCRRLRAISFEYQESYFELLGLPALTRELERMHELAQCCCILPAAEAACHAG, from the coding sequence ATGCCCGCGCGGCCGCAGCGCCCGCGGGTCGGTCTGCTCTACAACCCGAGCACGCCGGCCCTGCTGGCCCATGCGCCGGCCCTGGTCGAGCATCTGTCGGCGATGCCGGACCGGCTCTGGTTCGACTTCGGCCAGGAGGCCGCCGGTCCCCGGCGCTTCCACCGCCTGCATCCGGCCATCGCCGAGCTGGCCGCGGACGCGCGCGGGCGCAGCCTGGCCGGCCATGGCCTGGGCCTGTCCCTGCCCAGCGCGATGCCGCTGGACGAGGCCATGCTCGGGGCGGTGGGCGAAGTGAGCAGCGCGCTGGGCGGCTTCGACTGGTACAGCGAGCATCTAAGCGTGTTCGTCACGCCCCAGGCCCGCGTGCCCAATGCCCAGGCGGGACTCGGCCTGCCGGTCGCCTATGACGAAGAGATGCTCGAGCTGCTCGCGCCGAAGCTGCGGCGCCTGTCCGGCGCGCTGGGCTGCCGCGTGCTGCTGGAGAACCCGGCCCTGTTCACGCCGGTGCCGGAGATGGACTTCAGCGAGCCCGAGTTCCTGAACCGTCTGCATCGCGACGGCGCCTGCGGTACCCTGCTGGACCTGCACAACCTGCTGGTTTGCGCGCGCAATGGCGCGGCCGATCCGCGGGCCTATCTGGAGGCGCTGGACCCGGACGCGGTGGAGGAGGTGCATCTGGCCGGCGGCGACGAGTTCGGCGGCTTCTACATGGACAGCCATGCCGCGCTGACGCCGCCCGAGGTCTGGGACTGGGCCCACGCCTTCCTGCCGCGCTGCCGTCGCCTGCGTGCGATCAGCTTCGAATACCAGGAGTCCTATTTCGAGCTGCTGGGGCTGCCGGCCCTGACGCGCGAGCTGGAGCGCATGCATGAGCTGGCGCAATGCTGCTGCATCCTGCCGGCCGCGGAGGCCGCCTGCCATGCTGGCTGA
- a CDS encoding RNA methyltransferase, whose protein sequence is MTSPKVLHITARDNPALQRLRKLSQDGGAYRKLGAVWLEGDHLARASLQRGLVPGLAVVTEGGYSEPTLRALADAAPRVLVVPEALFAGISGLESPARIGFELPHQAGLGPQPGLNSVVLDRLQDAGNVGTILRSAAAFGFGQVLALKGTAALWSPKVLRAGMGAHFGLRLVEGLAPEDLDGLGLPLVATSSHAEVQLHRVALPSPCAWVMGHEGQGVQPALLQRCALSVGIPQPGGEESLNVGSAAAICLYESARQRLAG, encoded by the coding sequence ATGACTTCCCCCAAGGTGCTGCACATCACGGCACGCGACAACCCGGCGCTGCAGCGCCTGCGCAAGCTGAGCCAGGACGGTGGTGCCTACCGCAAGCTGGGCGCCGTCTGGCTGGAGGGCGACCATCTGGCGCGCGCCAGCCTGCAGCGCGGCCTGGTGCCGGGCCTGGCGGTCGTCACCGAAGGCGGCTACAGCGAGCCGACGCTGCGCGCGCTGGCCGACGCGGCGCCCCGGGTGCTGGTTGTGCCCGAGGCGCTGTTCGCCGGCATCAGCGGCCTGGAGTCACCGGCCCGGATCGGCTTCGAGCTGCCGCACCAGGCCGGGCTCGGGCCGCAGCCGGGCCTGAATTCGGTGGTGCTGGACCGGCTGCAGGATGCCGGCAATGTCGGCACCATCCTGCGCAGCGCCGCGGCCTTTGGCTTTGGCCAGGTGCTGGCGCTGAAGGGCACGGCGGCGCTGTGGTCGCCCAAGGTGCTGCGCGCCGGCATGGGCGCGCATTTCGGCCTGCGCCTGGTCGAGGGACTGGCACCGGAGGATCTCGACGGCCTGGGTCTGCCGCTGGTCGCGACCAGCTCGCATGCCGAGGTGCAGCTGCACCGGGTTGCGCTGCCCAGCCCCTGCGCCTGGGTGATGGGCCATGAGGGGCAGGGCGTGCAGCCGGCTTTGCTGCAACGCTGTGCCCTGAGCGTCGGCATCCCGCAGCCGGGTGGCGAGGAATCGCTGAACGTCGGCAGCGCCGCGGCGATCTGCCTGTACGAATCGGCGCGGCAGCGGCTGGCCGGTTGA
- the rnhB gene encoding ribonuclease HII, protein MRSRKSSVAEPPQQLGLSWDAPGLIAGVDEAGRGPLAGPVVAAAVILDELNPIAGLADSKVLTEKKRERLFDEIRAKALCCCIAEASVEEIDRLNILHATMLAMRRAVEGLRLKPAKVLVDGNRLPVLKVPAEAIVKGDAKVQAISAASILAKVTRDRQCIAMHAAHPEYGFATHKGYPTADHIAALREHGASAWHRRSFGPVQETLK, encoded by the coding sequence ATGCGATCGCGCAAGTCCTCGGTCGCTGAGCCGCCGCAGCAGCTGGGCCTGTCCTGGGACGCGCCGGGCCTGATCGCCGGAGTCGACGAGGCAGGCCGCGGCCCGCTGGCCGGCCCGGTGGTGGCGGCCGCGGTGATCCTGGACGAGCTGAACCCGATCGCCGGCCTGGCCGACTCCAAGGTGCTGACCGAGAAGAAGCGCGAGCGCCTCTTTGACGAGATCCGCGCCAAGGCGCTGTGCTGCTGCATCGCCGAGGCCAGCGTCGAGGAGATCGACCGGCTCAACATCCTGCACGCGACGATGCTGGCGATGCGCCGCGCGGTCGAGGGCCTGCGCCTGAAGCCGGCCAAGGTGCTGGTCGACGGCAACCGCCTGCCGGTGCTGAAAGTGCCGGCCGAGGCCATCGTCAAGGGCGATGCCAAGGTGCAGGCGATCTCGGCCGCCTCCATCCTGGCCAAGGTGACGCGCGACCGCCAATGCATCGCGATGCATGCGGCCCATCCCGAGTACGGCTTCGCGACGCACAAGGGCTACCCGACCGCGGACCATATCGCCGCGCTGCGCGAGCATGGCGCCAGCGCCTGGCACCGGCGCAGCTTCGGCCCGGTGCAGGAGACCCTGAAATGA
- the lpxB gene encoding lipid-A-disaccharide synthase: MSDTAPRFGMVAGEASGDLLGGLLLAGLHQRWPGLVAQGIGGPRMDKAGFEVWWPHHKLSVFGYVDALLHIREILGIRKQLTERLLADKPQAFIGIDAPDFNFALEARLKAEGIKAIHFVCPSIWAWRGDRVEKIRRSVDHVLCLFPFEPALLREAGIAATYVGHPLADAIPLEPPKAASRAALGLGEGDAVVALLPGSRKSEIRYIAAPLLQAALLMQRARPELRLIMPVAPGLRALIEPLLPPGLEIELLDGRSHEALAACDLTLVASGTATLEAALFKRPMVIAYRMHWLNWRRIQGQRYQPWVGLPNVLARDFLVPELLQDDCTPEALAREGLAWLDDPARCARVQTRFAEQHEILRRNTAQVATDAIAQVLGR; the protein is encoded by the coding sequence ATGAGCGATACCGCGCCCCGCTTTGGCATGGTGGCCGGCGAGGCCTCCGGTGACCTGCTCGGCGGCCTGCTGCTGGCCGGGCTGCATCAGCGCTGGCCGGGCCTGGTCGCGCAGGGCATCGGCGGCCCGCGCATGGACAAGGCCGGCTTCGAGGTCTGGTGGCCGCACCACAAGCTCTCGGTGTTCGGCTATGTCGACGCGCTGCTGCACATCCGCGAGATCCTCGGCATCCGCAAGCAGCTGACCGAGCGCCTGCTGGCCGACAAGCCGCAGGCCTTCATCGGCATCGATGCGCCGGACTTCAACTTCGCGCTGGAGGCGCGGCTGAAGGCCGAGGGCATCAAGGCCATCCATTTCGTCTGCCCCTCGATCTGGGCCTGGCGCGGCGACCGGGTGGAGAAGATCCGCCGCTCGGTCGACCATGTGCTGTGCCTGTTCCCCTTCGAGCCGGCGCTGCTGCGCGAGGCCGGCATCGCCGCGACCTATGTGGGCCATCCGCTGGCCGACGCGATTCCGCTGGAGCCGCCCAAGGCCGCCAGCCGCGCCGCGCTGGGTCTCGGCGAGGGCGATGCGGTCGTGGCCCTGCTGCCGGGCAGTCGCAAGAGCGAGATCCGCTACATCGCCGCGCCGCTGCTGCAGGCCGCGCTGCTGATGCAGCGCGCGCGGCCCGAGCTGCGCTTGATCATGCCGGTGGCGCCGGGCCTGCGTGCGCTGATCGAGCCGCTGCTGCCGCCGGGCCTGGAGATCGAACTGCTGGACGGGCGCTCGCACGAGGCGCTGGCGGCCTGCGACCTGACCCTGGTGGCCAGCGGCACCGCGACCCTGGAGGCGGCGCTTTTCAAGCGCCCGATGGTGATCGCCTACCGCATGCACTGGCTCAACTGGCGCCGCATCCAGGGCCAGCGCTACCAGCCCTGGGTCGGACTGCCGAACGTGCTGGCGCGCGACTTCCTGGTGCCGGAGCTGCTGCAGGACGACTGCACGCCCGAGGCCCTGGCCCGTGAGGGTCTGGCCTGGCTGGACGATCCGGCGCGCTGCGCCCGGGTGCAGACGCGCTTCGCCGAACAACATGAGATCCTGCGGCGCAATACGGCGCAGGTGGCCACCGATGCGATCGCGCAAGTCCTCGGTCGCTGA
- the lpxA gene encoding acyl-ACP--UDP-N-acetylglucosamine O-acyltransferase produces the protein MTIHSTAIVDPKAELDSSVTVGPYTVIGAGVKIGAGTSVGPHCVIEGPTTIGRDNKIFQFASLGAAPQDKKYAGEPTQLIVGDRNMIREFCTFNRGTVQDDGITRLGDDNWIMAYVHLAHDCKVGSKVIMANNAQLAGHVQVGDWAILGGFTAVHQFVHIGAHSMTGLGSVLFQDLPPYIMAAGNIAEARSFNQEGLKRRGFTPEQINAVKQMYRLLYRRGLTVDQAQIEMAGLQALHPEARDTIQLMMDFLKTAMRGIIR, from the coding sequence ATGACGATCCATTCGACCGCCATCGTCGATCCCAAGGCCGAGCTGGACAGCTCGGTCACGGTGGGCCCCTACACGGTGATCGGTGCCGGCGTGAAGATCGGTGCCGGCACCTCGGTGGGCCCGCATTGCGTGATCGAGGGGCCGACCACGATCGGCCGCGACAACAAGATCTTCCAGTTCGCCTCGCTGGGCGCCGCGCCGCAGGACAAGAAGTACGCCGGCGAGCCGACGCAGCTGATCGTCGGCGACCGCAACATGATCCGCGAGTTCTGCACCTTCAATCGCGGCACGGTGCAGGACGACGGCATCACGCGCCTGGGCGACGACAACTGGATCATGGCCTATGTGCACCTGGCCCATGACTGCAAGGTCGGCAGCAAGGTCATCATGGCCAACAACGCGCAGCTGGCCGGCCATGTGCAGGTCGGCGACTGGGCCATCCTGGGCGGCTTCACCGCGGTGCACCAGTTCGTGCACATCGGCGCGCACAGCATGACCGGCCTGGGCTCGGTGCTGTTCCAGGACCTGCCGCCCTACATCATGGCCGCCGGCAATATCGCCGAGGCGCGCAGCTTCAACCAGGAAGGCCTGAAGCGCCGCGGCTTCACGCCCGAGCAGATCAATGCGGTCAAGCAGATGTACCGCCTGCTCTACCGCCGCGGCCTGACCGTGGACCAGGCGCAGATCGAGATGGCCGGCCTGCAGGCCTTGCATCCCGAGGCGCGCGACACCATCCAGCTGATGATGGATTTCCTCAAGACCGCCATGCGCGGCATCATCCGCTGA
- the fabZ gene encoding 3-hydroxyacyl-ACP dehydratase FabZ, translating into MSTTTLDIHQILKKIPHRYPILLIDRVLELDKGKRIRALKNVSINEPHFLGHFPHRPVMPGVLMLEAMAQAATVLTLVSLDTELDDNTVCYFAGIDGARFKRPVEPGDQLTLDVTLDRAKAGIFKYTGKAYVGADIACEAELMCTMRRITPC; encoded by the coding sequence ATGAGCACAACGACGTTGGACATCCACCAGATCCTGAAGAAGATCCCGCATCGCTATCCGATCCTGCTGATCGACCGCGTGCTGGAGCTGGACAAGGGCAAGCGCATCCGCGCGCTGAAGAACGTCAGCATCAACGAGCCGCATTTCCTCGGCCATTTCCCGCATCGCCCGGTGATGCCTGGCGTGCTGATGCTGGAGGCGATGGCGCAGGCCGCGACCGTGCTGACCCTGGTGAGCCTGGACACCGAGCTGGACGACAACACGGTCTGCTATTTCGCCGGCATCGACGGCGCGCGCTTCAAGCGCCCGGTCGAGCCGGGCGACCAGCTGACCCTGGACGTCACGCTGGATCGCGCCAAGGCCGGCATCTTCAAGTACACCGGCAAGGCCTATGTCGGCGCGGACATCGCCTGCGAGGCCGAGCTGATGTGCACGATGCGCCGCATCACGCCCTGCTGA
- the lpxD gene encoding UDP-3-O-(3-hydroxymyristoyl)glucosamine N-acyltransferase, with the protein MLKPVKVAELIAALGGDLLGAPDTAIERIGPLDGADAATIAFLANPRYQQQLAGSGAGCVILAPALRELALARGGSYILTPDPYLYFARLTRWWAARVRPAQPPRIHPSAVIDPTAEIGAGVDIGPLAVVEAGARIGAGARIGAHCVIERGATVGEGSRLSARVTLGFDCRIGARCILHSGVVIGADGFGFAPTEGRWEKIEQLGAVRIGDDVEIGANSCIDRGALDDTVLEDGVKLDNLVQIGHNVKVGAHTAMAGCAGVAGSATIGRGCTVGGGAIVLGHLSLADGVHVSAATVVTRSIAKPGQYSGVFPFDENASWEKNAATLRQLHALRERLRALEKKTS; encoded by the coding sequence TTGCTCAAGCCGGTCAAGGTCGCCGAACTGATCGCCGCCTTGGGCGGCGATCTTCTTGGTGCGCCCGATACCGCGATCGAGCGCATCGGGCCGCTGGACGGCGCCGACGCGGCGACGATCGCCTTCCTGGCGAACCCGCGCTACCAGCAGCAACTGGCCGGCAGCGGTGCCGGCTGCGTGATCCTGGCTCCGGCGCTGCGCGAGCTGGCGCTGGCGCGCGGCGGCAGCTACATCCTCACGCCCGATCCCTATCTCTACTTCGCGCGCCTGACCCGGTGGTGGGCGGCGCGGGTGCGTCCGGCGCAGCCGCCGCGCATCCATCCGAGCGCGGTGATCGATCCGACGGCCGAGATCGGCGCGGGCGTCGACATCGGCCCGCTGGCCGTGGTCGAGGCCGGCGCGCGCATCGGCGCCGGTGCGCGCATCGGCGCACATTGCGTGATCGAGCGCGGCGCCACGGTGGGCGAGGGCAGCCGGCTGTCCGCCCGCGTGACCCTGGGTTTCGACTGCCGCATCGGCGCGCGCTGCATCCTGCACAGCGGCGTGGTGATCGGCGCGGACGGCTTCGGCTTCGCGCCGACCGAGGGTCGCTGGGAAAAGATCGAGCAGCTCGGCGCGGTGCGCATCGGTGACGATGTCGAGATTGGCGCCAACAGCTGCATCGACCGCGGCGCGCTGGACGACACGGTGCTGGAGGACGGCGTCAAGCTGGACAACCTGGTGCAGATCGGCCACAACGTCAAGGTCGGCGCCCATACCGCGATGGCCGGCTGCGCCGGCGTGGCGGGCAGCGCGACCATCGGCCGCGGCTGCACGGTCGGCGGCGGTGCGATCGTGCTGGGGCACCTGAGCTTGGCCGACGGCGTGCATGTCTCGGCCGCCACGGTCGTGACCCGCAGCATCGCCAAGCCCGGGCAGTACAGTGGCGTGTTTCCGTTCGACGAGAACGCCAGTTGGGAAAAGAACGCGGCGACGCTGCGCCAGCTGCACGCCTTGAGAGAGCGCCTCAGAGCGCTGGAGAAGAAGACATCATGA
- a CDS encoding OmpH family outer membrane protein has product MKSKLLKSVAVAAMLCASAAGLQAQEIKIGYVNSERVMREANLAKVAQAKLEAEFGKREKELKDLETKLRGAADKLEKDAPTLSEAEKNRRQRDLVEADRDLQRKRREWQEDLTQRKNEELSVLVDRANKVIKQIFDADKYDLIVQDALHASNRIDITKKVIDALNTQK; this is encoded by the coding sequence ATGAAGAGCAAGCTGTTGAAATCGGTGGCCGTGGCCGCCATGCTGTGCGCCTCGGCCGCGGGCCTGCAAGCACAGGAAATCAAGATCGGCTATGTCAACAGCGAGCGCGTGATGCGCGAGGCCAACCTGGCCAAGGTCGCACAGGCCAAGCTGGAAGCCGAATTCGGCAAGCGCGAGAAAGAGCTGAAGGATCTGGAAACCAAGCTGCGCGGCGCCGCCGACAAGCTGGAGAAGGATGCCCCGACGCTCAGCGAGGCCGAGAAGAACCGCCGCCAGCGCGATCTGGTCGAGGCCGACCGCGATCTGCAGCGCAAGCGCCGCGAGTGGCAGGAAGACCTGACCCAGCGCAAGAACGAGGAACTCTCGGTGCTGGTGGATCGCGCCAACAAGGTCATCAAGCAGATCTTCGACGCCGACAAGTACGACCTGATCGTGCAGGACGCGCTGCACGCCAGCAACCGCATCGACATCACCAAGAAGGTGATCGACGCGCTCAACACGCAGAAGTAA
- the bamA gene encoding outer membrane protein assembly factor BamA encodes MSARLRPSVLSLALVAALQTGSAWAVDPFVLKDIRVEGLQRTDPGTVFASLPFRIGDTYNDEKGAAALRALFATGLFKDVRIQIDGDSAVVVIEERPIIANVSFVGLKEFDTEALTKSLKDVGIGEGKPFDKALADRAEQELKRQYLTRSLYGAEVSTTITPLERNRVNVSFAVTEGEPAKIGEIRILGSKVFSEGTLTGLLEQTTSGWLTWYTKTDRYSRAKLNADLETLRSYYLNRGYLEFAVTSTQVTISPDKQSINIAITVSEGQPYTVTGVKLEGEFMGREEDFKSLVRLKPGEPYRGESVAETTRAFTDLYGTFGYAFARVDSRPEIDRATGQVVVTFVAEPQRRVYVRRVIVSGNTRTRDEVIRREFRQFESAWYDGARIKASRDRVERLGYFKDVNIDTAEVPGAPDQVDVTLTVTERPTGNIMVGAGYSSQQKLSLSGSIKQDNVFGSGNYLGIEVNTAKTGRALVLSTVDPYFTVDGVSRAIDLFYRTTKPLNTLGEEYELVSYGGALRFGVPFSEVDTVFFGIGYELTKITTTSGVPEAYLRFFRDHGGTNVNSIPLTIGWQRDDRDSIISPTRGKYQRVNLELSPAGDSRYMRANLQYQHYIPLWSSKFTLGLNGEFGWGQGLGGKPYPIFKNFYAGGLGSVRVFEGNSLGPVDITGSYSGGNRRVNVNAELYVPVPGAGNDKTFRLFGFFDAGAVWHSAIKRRDDEFIRASAGIGLSWLSPMGPLKMSYGSPVRKKPTDRIEKFQFQIGTAF; translated from the coding sequence ATGTCCGCGCGCCTGCGCCCGTCTGTCCTGAGTCTGGCGCTGGTCGCCGCGCTGCAAACGGGGTCCGCCTGGGCGGTCGATCCCTTCGTGCTGAAGGACATCCGTGTCGAAGGCCTGCAGCGCACCGACCCCGGCACGGTGTTCGCGTCGCTGCCCTTCCGCATCGGCGACACCTACAACGATGAGAAGGGCGCCGCCGCGCTGCGCGCGCTGTTCGCCACCGGCCTGTTCAAGGACGTGCGCATCCAGATCGATGGCGACTCCGCGGTCGTCGTGATCGAGGAGCGGCCGATCATCGCCAACGTCAGCTTCGTCGGCCTGAAGGAGTTCGACACCGAGGCGCTGACCAAGTCGCTGAAGGATGTCGGCATCGGCGAGGGCAAGCCCTTCGACAAGGCGCTGGCCGACCGCGCCGAGCAGGAACTGAAGCGGCAATACCTGACCCGCAGCCTGTACGGCGCCGAGGTCAGCACCACCATCACGCCGCTGGAGCGCAACCGCGTCAACGTCAGCTTCGCGGTGACCGAGGGCGAGCCCGCCAAGATCGGCGAGATCCGCATCCTGGGCAGCAAGGTGTTCTCCGAGGGCACGCTGACCGGCCTGCTGGAGCAGACCACCAGCGGCTGGCTGACCTGGTACACCAAGACCGACCGCTACTCGCGCGCCAAGCTCAATGCCGACCTGGAGACCCTGCGCTCCTACTACCTGAACCGCGGCTATCTGGAGTTCGCCGTCACCTCGACCCAGGTGACGATCTCGCCAGACAAGCAGAGCATCAATATCGCGATCACGGTCAGCGAGGGCCAGCCCTACACCGTCACCGGCGTGAAGCTGGAGGGCGAGTTCATGGGCCGCGAGGAGGACTTCAAGAGCCTGGTGCGCCTGAAGCCGGGCGAGCCTTATCGCGGCGAATCGGTGGCCGAGACCACCCGCGCCTTTACCGATCTTTACGGTACCTTCGGCTACGCGTTCGCGCGCGTCGACAGCCGCCCCGAGATCGACCGCGCCACCGGCCAGGTGGTCGTCACCTTCGTGGCCGAGCCGCAGCGCCGCGTCTATGTGCGCCGCGTGATCGTCTCCGGCAACACGCGCACCCGCGACGAGGTGATCCGCCGCGAGTTCCGCCAGTTCGAATCGGCCTGGTACGACGGCGCCCGCATCAAGGCCTCGCGTGATCGCGTCGAGCGCCTGGGCTACTTCAAGGACGTCAACATCGACACCGCCGAGGTGCCGGGGGCGCCCGACCAGGTGGACGTGACCCTGACCGTCACCGAACGCCCGACCGGTAACATCATGGTCGGCGCCGGCTACTCCAGCCAGCAGAAGCTGTCGCTGTCGGGCTCGATCAAGCAGGACAATGTGTTCGGCTCCGGCAACTACCTGGGCATCGAGGTCAACACCGCCAAGACCGGCCGTGCGCTGGTGCTGTCGACGGTGGATCCGTACTTCACGGTCGATGGCGTGTCGCGCGCGATCGACCTGTTCTACCGCACCACCAAGCCGCTGAACACGCTGGGTGAGGAATACGAACTGGTCAGCTATGGCGGCGCGCTGCGCTTCGGCGTGCCCTTCTCCGAGGTCGACACGGTGTTCTTCGGCATCGGCTACGAGCTGACCAAGATCACGACGACCAGCGGCGTGCCCGAGGCCTATCTGCGCTTCTTCCGCGACCATGGCGGCACCAATGTCAACTCGATCCCGCTGACGATCGGTTGGCAGCGCGACGACCGCGACAGCATCATCTCGCCGACGCGCGGCAAGTACCAGCGCGTCAACCTCGAGCTGAGCCCGGCCGGCGATTCGCGCTATATGCGCGCGAACCTGCAGTACCAGCATTACATCCCGCTGTGGAGCAGCAAGTTCACCCTGGGCCTGAACGGCGAGTTCGGCTGGGGCCAGGGCCTGGGTGGCAAGCCCTATCCGATCTTCAAGAACTTCTATGCCGGTGGCCTGGGTTCGGTGCGGGTGTTCGAGGGCAACTCGCTGGGCCCGGTCGACATTACCGGCTCCTATTCGGGTGGCAATCGCCGCGTCAATGTCAACGCCGAGCTGTATGTGCCCGTTCCAGGGGCGGGCAATGACAAGACCTTCCGGCTGTTCGGCTTCTTTGACGCGGGTGCCGTCTGGCATTCGGCGATCAAGCGGCGCGACGACGAGTTCATCCGCGCCTCGGCCGGTATCGGTCTGTCGTGGTTGTCTCCCATGGGCCCCCTGAAGATGAGCTACGGCTCGCCGGTCCGTAAAAAGCCTACGGATAGAATCGAGAAATTCCAATTCCAGATCGGGACTGCATTCTGA
- the rseP gene encoding RIP metalloprotease RseP: MLMTLLAFIVTLGVLIVVHEWGHYRVAKACGVKVLRFSVGFGRVILRRQRGETEFTLAALPLGGYVRMLDEREGPVHPAERERAFNNRPLLQRAAIVAAGPAANFVLAILLFALVSLMGVEEPKPVLGSPLAGSLAERAGLRAGDWVRATSTDGEDWTELQSLPELRWQLTQAVSDGRKLYLSVSDAQGHAQRRLSLDTDSLEKRELDAQLLRRIGLGGPFAEPLIGELSAGGAGAEAGLRAGDRVLSIDGRAVVDAASLRERIRAAGQGGVEGQRAAPMAWQVERAGQVLSLEVRPKIVRDGEQLLGRIEAQVGAPPELVTVSHGPLESLWQGTRRTWEVSALTLSTFGRMLTGEASLKNLSGPITIADYAGQSARLGLTQYLSFLALVSVSLGVLNLLPLPMLDGGHLMYYLFEGLSGRPVSDWWLKQLQRVGVLIMLLMMTLALSNDMARLLGLH, translated from the coding sequence ATGCTGATGACCCTGCTGGCCTTCATTGTGACCCTGGGCGTGCTGATCGTCGTGCACGAATGGGGGCATTACCGCGTGGCCAAGGCCTGCGGCGTCAAGGTGCTGCGCTTCTCGGTCGGCTTCGGCCGCGTGATCCTGCGGCGCCAGCGCGGCGAGACCGAGTTCACCCTGGCGGCTCTGCCGCTGGGCGGCTATGTGCGCATGCTGGATGAGCGCGAGGGCCCGGTGCATCCGGCCGAGCGCGAGCGCGCCTTCAACAACCGCCCGCTGCTGCAGCGAGCCGCGATCGTCGCGGCCGGGCCGGCGGCCAACTTCGTGCTGGCGATCCTGCTATTTGCGCTGGTGAGCCTGATGGGCGTCGAGGAGCCCAAGCCGGTGCTGGGCTCGCCGCTGGCGGGCAGCCTGGCCGAGCGCGCCGGCCTGCGCGCTGGGGATTGGGTGCGCGCCACCTCGACCGATGGCGAGGATTGGACCGAGCTGCAATCGCTGCCCGAGCTGCGCTGGCAGCTGACCCAGGCGGTGTCCGACGGCCGCAAGCTCTACCTCTCGGTCAGCGACGCGCAGGGGCATGCCCAGCGCCGCCTGAGCCTGGACACCGACAGCCTTGAAAAACGCGAGCTCGATGCGCAGCTGCTGCGCCGCATCGGCCTGGGCGGACCTTTTGCGGAGCCGCTGATCGGCGAGCTGTCGGCCGGCGGTGCCGGTGCCGAGGCCGGGCTGCGCGCTGGCGACCGGGTGCTGAGCATCGATGGCCGCGCGGTCGTCGACGCGGCCTCGCTGCGCGAGCGCATCCGCGCCGCGGGGCAGGGCGGGGTCGAGGGGCAGCGCGCCGCGCCGATGGCCTGGCAGGTGGAGCGCGCGGGTCAGGTCTTGAGCCTGGAGGTCCGGCCCAAGATCGTGCGCGATGGCGAGCAGCTGCTGGGTCGCATCGAGGCCCAGGTCGGCGCGCCGCCGGAGCTGGTGACGGTCAGCCACGGGCCGCTGGAATCGCTGTGGCAGGGTACGCGCCGCACCTGGGAGGTATCGGCGCTGACCCTGAGCACCTTCGGCCGCATGCTGACAGGTGAAGCTTCCCTGAAGAACCTGAGCGGCCCGATCACGATCGCCGACTACGCCGGACAGTCCGCACGCCTGGGATTGACGCAGTATCTGAGCTTTCTGGCCCTGGTCAGCGTGAGCCTGGGCGTGCTGAACCTGCTGCCGTTGCCGATGCTCGATGGCGGACACCTGATGTATTATCTTTTCGAGGGTCTGAGCGGCCGCCCCGTCTCGGATTGGTGGCTCAAGCAGCTGCAGCGCGTCGGTGTGCTGATCATGCTGCTGATGATGACCTTGGCCCTTTCCAACGACATGGCCCGCTTGCTGGGCCTGCATTGA